A stretch of the Streptomyces sp. NBC_01264 genome encodes the following:
- a CDS encoding IS6 family transposase: protein MSSVVPSYKNHRYPVEIIAHCVWLYFRFPLSFREVEEMMLERGVIVFYETVRRWCLKFGQAYANALRRRRPQPGDKWHLDEVFIKINGAWKYLWRAVDQNGNVLDILVQNRRDKAAARRFFRRLLTTTRRVPRVVVTDKLRSYGAAHREVMPSVEHRSHKGLNNRAENSHQPTRQRERAMKGFRSVGGAQRFLSAFTGISPDFRPHRHLMTARRHRFEMTIRFAVWNQITGTTGMPATA from the coding sequence GTGTCGTCTGTGGTGCCGTCGTACAAGAACCACCGGTACCCGGTCGAGATCATCGCGCACTGTGTGTGGCTGTACTTCCGCTTCCCGCTCTCCTTCCGTGAGGTGGAGGAGATGATGCTCGAGCGGGGCGTGATCGTCTTTTACGAGACCGTCCGCCGCTGGTGTCTGAAGTTCGGTCAGGCCTACGCCAACGCTCTGCGCCGGCGCCGCCCGCAGCCCGGCGACAAGTGGCACCTCGACGAGGTCTTCATCAAGATCAACGGGGCGTGGAAGTACTTGTGGCGGGCCGTCGACCAGAACGGGAACGTCCTGGACATCCTGGTCCAGAACCGTCGTGACAAGGCTGCGGCCAGGCGTTTCTTCCGCCGGCTCCTGACCACGACCAGGCGAGTGCCCCGGGTGGTCGTCACCGACAAGCTGCGCTCCTACGGGGCCGCGCACCGTGAGGTGATGCCCTCGGTCGAGCACCGTTCGCACAAGGGCTTGAACAACCGGGCGGAGAACTCCCACCAGCCCACCCGTCAGCGTGAACGAGCGATGAAAGGCTTCCGCAGCGTCGGCGGGGCGCAACGCTTCCTCTCCGCGTTCACCGGGATCTCACCCGACTTCCGCCCCCACCGCCACCTCATGACCGCCAGACGCCACCGCTTCGAGATGACCATCCGCTTCGCCGTCTGGAACCAGATCACCGGCACCACCGGCATGCCCGCCACAGCCTGA